One stretch of Alcaligenes aquatilis DNA includes these proteins:
- a CDS encoding TolC family outer membrane protein — MRYNAEVMFSVVGAAQDLTEADVRGKKTLTVSSLLTALVLAQPVHAQENSLSFKDSIERAIMSNPELGARFQDFQSALEGQNVSRGALLPEVNAEGWVGREWRGSTSSASSVNWSRSGYSLQLRQLIFDGFSSINQVRQLGYEKLATYYDLLASVDSLALEAANAHIDVLRYREMEKLARENYNLHLNILKQIEERSSSGVGRGVDLEQAYGRQSLAQSNVMTEAGNLNDVLQRYRRIVGVAAPEVLQPAPSLSESLPTKTSDFLPSLRNSPSILAKQALYQAAEFGKHVAQGRMSPKLEFRAATGKDKNDPPGSSYRDAQNSNVQLVLSYNLFRGGADMARIRQTTAQQYAARDVRDYTCRNVQQDLSVAWNNVQRLRAQLPFLQQHELATSKVRVAYMQQFQIGQRSLLDLLDTENELFDARRALANATYDLQQAEYSWLMLSHRLVSAVGLAQPYSEQPDEAAKLDFPEEAFQACMAPVPDTSNLTPITVDYRDDMAPPVLREKTAGLN, encoded by the coding sequence ATGCGTTACAACGCTGAGGTGATGTTCTCCGTTGTGGGCGCAGCACAGGATCTTACGGAGGCCGACGTGCGTGGTAAAAAAACTCTAACGGTAAGTTCGCTGCTGACAGCGCTTGTGCTGGCTCAGCCAGTTCATGCGCAGGAAAACAGCTTGAGCTTCAAAGACAGTATCGAGCGGGCAATCATGTCCAACCCCGAACTTGGCGCTCGCTTCCAAGACTTCCAGTCTGCGTTGGAAGGGCAGAATGTCAGCCGTGGTGCGTTATTGCCTGAAGTCAATGCCGAAGGATGGGTAGGTCGGGAGTGGCGTGGTAGCACATCCAGTGCATCGTCTGTGAACTGGTCTCGCAGTGGCTATAGCTTGCAGTTACGCCAGTTGATTTTTGATGGTTTCTCGTCGATTAATCAGGTGCGTCAGTTGGGCTACGAAAAACTGGCCACCTACTATGATTTGTTGGCTTCCGTAGATTCCTTGGCGCTGGAGGCGGCGAATGCTCATATTGACGTGCTGCGATACCGCGAAATGGAAAAGTTGGCGCGTGAAAATTACAATCTGCACTTGAATATCCTGAAGCAGATCGAGGAGCGCTCCAGCTCGGGCGTCGGGCGTGGTGTTGATCTGGAACAGGCATATGGCCGCCAGTCTTTGGCACAAAGTAACGTTATGACCGAGGCCGGGAACTTGAATGACGTTTTGCAGCGCTATCGTCGTATCGTCGGGGTAGCGGCTCCTGAGGTGTTGCAGCCTGCTCCTTCCTTGAGCGAATCCCTGCCCACAAAAACCAGCGATTTCTTGCCTTCTTTGCGCAACAGTCCTTCCATTTTGGCTAAACAGGCTCTGTATCAAGCGGCCGAGTTTGGCAAGCATGTGGCTCAAGGGCGTATGTCCCCAAAACTTGAGTTCCGTGCGGCAACAGGTAAAGATAAAAATGATCCACCCGGATCGTCTTACCGTGATGCCCAAAACTCCAACGTGCAGTTAGTGCTGTCCTATAACCTGTTCCGGGGTGGGGCAGATATGGCGCGCATTCGTCAGACCACTGCCCAGCAGTATGCCGCGCGGGATGTTCGCGACTATACATGCCGCAACGTGCAACAGGACTTGTCCGTAGCGTGGAACAACGTTCAACGTTTGCGTGCCCAGTTGCCTTTCCTGCAACAACATGAGCTGGCTACGTCTAAAGTTCGTGTGGCCTATATGCAGCAATTTCAGATTGGCCAGCGTTCCTTGCTGGACTTGTTGGATACTGAAAACGAATTGTTTGATGCCCGTCGTGCGTTGGCCAATGCCACCTATGACCTGCAACAGGCCGAGTACAGCTGGTTGATGCTGTCGCACCGTCTGGTATCAGCAGTTGGTTTGGCGCAGCCCTACTCGGAGCAACCTGACGAAGCCGCCAAACTGGATTTCCCCGAAGAGGCCTTTCAGGCATGTATGGCACCTGTACCGGATACCAGCAATCTGACTCCGATAACAGTTGACTATCGTGACGATATGGCTCCGCCGGTCTTGCGTGAAAAAACAGCTGGGCTGAACTAA
- a CDS encoding type I secretion system permease/ATPase has protein sequence MTTNHSSENPTPQSETFSIPPHLTHDDPLLNCLVEITRIHGNPCTAQHLSTGLPLQKGRLTPALLSRAAARGHCTSRIWRRSFAELNPNLLPAILLLNDSRACVLLGFEDDRALVHFPESGSPSEIDLEQLQELYSGLLAVVQPDFRVEVRATEGITPLKGKHWFWATVSQNWKLYRDALGAAFLINVFALAIPLYTMNVYDRVVPNNAIETLWVLSIGIGLVLVLNLLLTSVRAYVVDAASKRVDIQLSARIMERVLDLRMENRPPSVGSFAANLRSFESVRDFIASASLTTLVDLPFVVLFLAVLAWISPWMLIPPVVAIIIILAVSWFAQARMERLTKQTFQAAAQRNAGLVESLAGLETLKVLNAQSNAQRAWEQSTEYLARQGARIKMTSAVTVSTVQMLTQVVTICVIIIGVYLIQDAQLSMGGIIASSMIAGRCLAPFGQVAGLMMQYQNARTSLDSIGMYMELPVEHPDDRNFVPRPYLEGSIEFRGVSFAYPGATQNVINQLSFSLKAGEKVAIIGRIGSGKTTLSKLILGLYKPTSGTIVLDGIDNQQIDPADVRRSMGYVSQDPMLFYGTLKHNLTMGSPYVTDDQMLAAAKLAGVDDFARRHPDGYDMMIGERGDSLSGGQRQAVAVARALMGNPSILLLDEPSSNMDNQSESALRNSLRTECEGKTVVLVTHRTALLDLVDRLIVMDMGRIVADGPKEQVITALRSGQIGKARSAT, from the coding sequence ATGACGACGAACCACTCATCTGAAAATCCAACACCACAGAGCGAGACATTCAGTATCCCGCCTCATCTGACTCATGATGATCCGTTACTGAATTGTTTGGTAGAGATTACCCGTATTCACGGCAATCCATGTACGGCCCAGCATCTGTCTACGGGTCTGCCCTTGCAGAAGGGACGCCTGACGCCCGCTCTTTTGAGTCGGGCTGCAGCGCGTGGGCATTGCACCTCGCGTATTTGGCGCCGTTCTTTTGCCGAACTCAATCCCAATCTGTTGCCAGCCATTTTGCTGCTGAACGATAGTCGGGCTTGCGTGTTGTTGGGCTTCGAGGATGATCGTGCTCTTGTGCATTTTCCAGAAAGCGGCAGCCCCAGTGAAATTGACCTGGAGCAATTGCAGGAGCTGTATTCTGGCCTGCTCGCGGTTGTGCAACCTGACTTCCGGGTCGAGGTGCGAGCAACAGAGGGTATAACGCCCCTGAAAGGCAAGCATTGGTTCTGGGCGACCGTATCGCAAAACTGGAAGTTATATCGGGATGCGCTCGGTGCGGCGTTTCTGATTAACGTGTTTGCCTTGGCGATCCCCTTGTACACCATGAATGTGTATGACCGCGTGGTGCCTAACAATGCGATAGAAACGTTGTGGGTACTGTCTATAGGGATTGGTTTGGTGCTCGTGCTGAACCTTCTGTTGACCAGCGTACGCGCGTATGTGGTTGATGCGGCCAGTAAGCGGGTTGATATTCAGTTATCAGCACGGATTATGGAGCGGGTATTGGATTTGCGCATGGAGAATCGGCCGCCTTCGGTGGGCTCTTTTGCCGCCAATTTGCGCTCGTTTGAGTCTGTGCGCGATTTTATTGCCTCTGCCAGTCTGACAACGCTGGTTGATTTGCCATTTGTCGTCCTGTTTCTTGCGGTACTGGCCTGGATATCGCCTTGGATGTTAATCCCGCCGGTCGTGGCTATCATCATTATTCTTGCCGTGTCCTGGTTTGCCCAGGCTCGGATGGAGCGGTTGACCAAGCAAACATTTCAAGCGGCTGCACAGCGCAACGCAGGCCTGGTGGAGTCCTTGGCTGGGCTTGAAACCTTGAAGGTATTGAATGCGCAGAGCAATGCTCAGCGCGCTTGGGAGCAGTCTACAGAGTACCTGGCTCGACAAGGGGCCAGAATCAAGATGACTTCGGCTGTAACGGTAAGCACCGTGCAGATGTTGACCCAAGTGGTCACGATCTGCGTGATTATCATCGGTGTATATCTGATTCAGGACGCGCAGTTGTCGATGGGGGGCATTATTGCTTCCTCCATGATTGCGGGCCGTTGTCTTGCCCCATTTGGGCAAGTGGCCGGGCTGATGATGCAATATCAGAATGCGCGTACGTCGCTGGATTCGATTGGTATGTATATGGAGTTGCCGGTCGAACACCCTGATGATCGCAATTTTGTGCCTCGGCCTTATCTTGAAGGTTCCATCGAGTTCCGTGGTGTTAGTTTTGCGTATCCCGGTGCAACTCAGAATGTGATCAATCAGCTTAGTTTTTCCCTCAAGGCAGGGGAGAAAGTGGCCATTATCGGGCGTATAGGTTCAGGTAAGACCACGTTGTCCAAGTTAATTCTGGGCTTGTATAAACCGACCTCGGGCACGATTGTGTTAGACGGTATCGATAATCAGCAGATTGACCCAGCAGATGTGCGTCGTTCTATGGGCTATGTCTCACAAGATCCGATGCTGTTTTATGGCACCTTGAAACATAATCTGACGATGGGTTCGCCCTACGTTACGGATGATCAGATGTTGGCTGCCGCCAAGTTGGCGGGTGTGGATGATTTTGCTCGTCGGCACCCAGATGGCTACGACATGATGATCGGCGAGCGTGGTGATTCGCTCTCTGGCGGTCAGCGTCAAGCGGTTGCGGTGGCCCGGGCCTTGATGGGAAACCCCTCTATTCTGTTGCTCGATGAGCCTAGCAGCAACATGGACAATCAAAGCGAATCCGCTTTGCGCAATAGTTTGCGCACTGAATGTGAGGGCAAAACAGTGGTGCTGGTCACGCATCGTACAGCGCTACTGGACTTGGTTGATCGCTTGATTGTCATGGATATGGGGCGAATTGTGGCCGATGGTCCCAAGGAGCAGGTCATTACAGCATTGCGTAGTGGGCAGATTGGCAAGGCCCGGAGCGCGACATGA
- a CDS encoding HlyD family type I secretion periplasmic adaptor subunit — protein MTKKSLFSRIRARLKADSGPAPSRSVLKNAAWTARQQEVRGSRLLIWLTLLAICVLIVWASLANIDEVVRGEGKVVPSRQVQIIQSLDGGVVEEILVRPGQSVEQGEVLLRIDPTRASSSLGENEAESLSLLAKAARLEAIAADQALDMPAEVVEKAPDLAEMERRVWQARTEELRSNISVAQEQLHQRQQELRETQANRDQAASSCGLTSQELKMTRPLLKSGAVSEVDLLRLQRDVARYCGEQRAATAQISRIEASIQEAQNKIGDVEITFRNQARTELAETRAKLASLEQGQRALADRVRLAEVRSPVRGTIKTLAANTVGGVVQPGKDILEIVPTDDSLLLEVRIHPRDIGFLHPGQSAEVKFTAYDFAIYGGLAGVLEQTSADTITDEKGNSFYIAKVRTDTVYVGDDNRPILPGMVAEVHILTGKRTVMQYLLKPILRARSNAFTER, from the coding sequence ATGACGAAAAAAAGTTTGTTTTCCCGGATACGGGCAAGGCTGAAGGCCGATTCTGGGCCAGCACCAAGCCGAAGTGTTCTCAAAAATGCAGCTTGGACGGCACGTCAGCAAGAGGTGCGTGGTTCGCGTTTGTTGATCTGGTTGACGCTGTTGGCAATTTGCGTGCTGATTGTTTGGGCAAGCTTGGCCAACATTGACGAGGTTGTGCGTGGAGAAGGGAAGGTGGTGCCTTCTCGGCAGGTACAGATCATACAAAGCCTCGATGGTGGTGTTGTTGAGGAAATTCTTGTCAGGCCCGGGCAATCCGTTGAGCAGGGCGAGGTGCTATTGCGCATTGATCCCACGCGAGCATCGTCTTCCTTGGGTGAGAATGAGGCAGAGTCCTTGTCGTTGTTGGCCAAGGCGGCCCGGCTTGAGGCCATTGCGGCTGATCAAGCCCTGGATATGCCTGCCGAGGTTGTGGAAAAGGCGCCGGATCTTGCTGAAATGGAGCGTCGCGTCTGGCAAGCTCGTACCGAGGAGCTGCGCTCCAATATCTCTGTCGCTCAGGAGCAACTGCATCAACGCCAGCAAGAGCTACGAGAAACGCAGGCCAATCGGGATCAGGCGGCATCGAGCTGTGGCCTGACATCGCAAGAATTGAAAATGACGCGGCCTTTGCTGAAAAGCGGGGCTGTTTCTGAAGTGGATTTGTTGCGCTTACAGCGCGATGTAGCGCGTTATTGCGGAGAACAACGAGCCGCTACGGCGCAAATAAGCAGGATCGAGGCCTCCATACAAGAGGCGCAGAACAAGATCGGTGATGTTGAAATTACATTCCGTAACCAGGCTCGTACAGAGCTGGCAGAAACTCGCGCCAAATTGGCTTCTTTAGAGCAAGGGCAGCGCGCATTGGCGGATCGTGTCCGATTGGCTGAAGTGCGCTCGCCAGTACGTGGGACGATTAAAACTCTTGCCGCTAATACGGTGGGGGGGGTTGTGCAACCTGGTAAGGATATTTTGGAGATCGTGCCGACTGATGACTCCTTGTTGTTGGAGGTGCGTATCCATCCGCGTGACATCGGATTTCTTCACCCGGGTCAATCTGCTGAAGTTAAGTTTACTGCCTATGACTTTGCGATTTACGGCGGCCTTGCCGGGGTGTTGGAGCAAACCAGTGCCGATACGATTACCGATGAAAAGGGTAATTCATTTTATATAGCCAAAGTGCGCACTGATACCGTTTACGTGGGTGATGATAATCGGCCTATTTTGCCTGGCATGGTGGCAGAGGTTCATATCCTCACGGGTAAACGCACTGTCATGCAGTATTTACTCAAACCCATTCTCAGGGCCCGCTCTAACGCCTTTACAGAGCGTTAA
- a CDS encoding response regulator transcription factor, whose amino-acid sequence MRQVNSVLFLTNDEALWQHWSHQNSVTYLPARGRGMEDLLRWKQQHRELVVMDSALALWNHPQWVQAVKGMKVVVASPRPVDSEGQAVLALGARAYIHAYSSSALLEQVLEHVASGQVWVGESLLSRLLSDVTRHLEIRTGWESNLTSREIEVAQRASLGHSNQLIAQDLGITERTVRAHLQAIFEKLGVTDRLMLALKVHGIS is encoded by the coding sequence ATGCGACAAGTAAATTCGGTTTTATTTCTGACGAACGATGAAGCCTTGTGGCAGCATTGGAGTCACCAGAATTCCGTAACCTACTTGCCTGCCCGAGGGCGAGGTATGGAGGATTTGTTACGGTGGAAACAGCAACATCGTGAGCTTGTCGTCATGGACAGTGCGCTTGCGTTATGGAATCACCCGCAATGGGTACAGGCAGTAAAAGGGATGAAGGTGGTGGTCGCCAGCCCTCGGCCTGTCGACTCTGAAGGGCAAGCCGTATTGGCGTTGGGCGCCCGAGCTTATATTCACGCGTACAGCTCGTCGGCTCTGCTGGAGCAAGTGTTGGAGCACGTGGCCTCGGGCCAGGTTTGGGTGGGAGAGTCTTTGCTGAGTCGCCTGCTCAGTGACGTGACTCGTCACTTGGAAATTCGCACGGGTTGGGAAAGCAATTTGACCAGCCGTGAAATCGAGGTGGCGCAACGCGCCTCGTTGGGGCACTCCAATCAATTGATTGCCCAGGATCTTGGCATTACTGAACGAACAGTGCGTGCCCACCTTCAAGCTATTTTTGAAAAGCTTGGTGTAACTGATCGTTTAATGTTGGCGCTAAAAGTACACGGCATTTCATAA
- a CDS encoding retention module-containing protein: MALDTVLVTRVEGTAWMRTSDGSKVALKEGMRVPVNAEITTETGAFVELEIPGGPPMTISDNREFLLSDDIAQTDVDPAVAVLTNPDDPAIAAVLAALEAGNDPFEQLDPTAAVLTGGGEGGSSFVRLVSIVETTRPLALEYPKPGVLGTELPRFSGGGGDETDPTLVAGTSTVTLETPERVTEGEPFEIIARVDNPVTGQDLIITLTNGSTITIPVGSTEGRVLVDNPYPDDAYTQGDRPEDIGISTTTGGNYENLDTSSTSSSTITDDDDATKITLEGPDTVVEGEDITITATVENPPQGGDLVIKLTNGQEIIIKEGETSGSVTYPARPDDGTVQGNIPENVGIESSTGGNYEKVEYGDPVTTTVEDNDVPAITVSDTVISEGGSGTFNVNFGKPVDNETTVTLQLGHGSTDDGDIALDQPPVVQLPNGDTVPVTQNSDGTYSFTLPPGVTDVTVTVDTKDDDVFEGEEDFTLTVTQEGETQNGTPVDKVQGEGTGTIVDDGREVPVDPTDPTGPTEPANNDIPSLAVNNPVLSEGSDAVFVVDLSNQVKTNTTLELQLNEGSAGFGDLWTDGEPRTVQVQVGNGVVQTVTVDADGKFSVDVPAGETRITVTVPTVDDAVFEGEEQFTLDAELTGTVGDVELKDVTGEGTATITDSNTGEPGADVPVLTVDDAGNVNEGENATFNVSLDKAVDADTTLTFTLGGEIEDGDIGEPTVTINGQDVTVTKNADGSYSVTVPAGTTDGIVVTVPTTDDDVFEGNEDFTLEATLTGQTASGTDLPSGITDSGDATIVDSDPNNPGADVPVLTVDDAGNVNEGENATFNVSLDKAVDADTTLTFTLGGEIEDGDIGEPTVTIGGQDVTVTKNADGSYSVTVPAGTTDGIVVTVPTTDDDVFEGNEDFTLEATLTGQTASGTDLPGGITDSGDATIVDGDPNNPGADVPVLTVDDAGNVNEGENATFNVSLDKAVDADTTLTFTLGGEIEDGDIGEPTVTINGQDVTVTKNADGSYSVTVPAGTTDGIVVTVPTTDDNVFEGNEDFTLEATLTGQTASGTDLPGGITDSGDATIVDTESTDPTNPNPGADVPWHCGDGAHDRRQCVRR; this comes from the coding sequence ATGGCACTGGATACTGTTTTAGTGACACGCGTTGAAGGTACAGCATGGATGCGTACCAGCGATGGCTCAAAAGTAGCGCTCAAAGAGGGAATGCGTGTTCCCGTAAACGCTGAGATCACTACCGAAACAGGCGCATTTGTCGAGCTCGAGATTCCTGGCGGGCCGCCTATGACCATTTCCGATAATCGGGAATTCTTGCTGAGTGACGATATTGCCCAGACGGATGTCGATCCTGCTGTGGCCGTTCTGACCAATCCTGATGATCCAGCGATTGCTGCAGTACTGGCAGCACTGGAAGCGGGTAATGACCCATTTGAACAGTTAGATCCTACCGCTGCTGTGCTGACGGGTGGCGGAGAGGGCGGAAGTAGTTTTGTGCGTTTGGTCAGTATTGTTGAGACAACCCGACCATTAGCCCTGGAGTATCCCAAACCAGGCGTATTAGGCACAGAATTGCCTCGTTTTAGCGGTGGTGGTGGCGATGAGACGGATCCAACTCTCGTTGCTGGCACATCGACTGTGACATTGGAAACACCAGAGCGAGTCACGGAAGGCGAGCCATTTGAAATCATTGCGCGCGTCGATAACCCAGTTACTGGGCAAGATCTGATCATCACGCTGACCAATGGCAGCACTATTACGATTCCGGTTGGCAGTACGGAAGGCCGGGTGCTTGTTGATAATCCTTATCCAGATGATGCTTACACACAAGGCGATCGTCCCGAGGATATTGGTATCAGCACGACAACGGGCGGTAACTACGAGAATCTGGATACGAGCAGTACATCCAGCAGCACCATCACGGACGATGATGATGCTACAAAAATTACTTTGGAAGGCCCCGATACGGTTGTAGAAGGTGAGGACATCACCATTACCGCGACAGTTGAAAATCCTCCGCAAGGCGGAGACTTGGTGATTAAACTGACTAATGGTCAGGAAATTATCATCAAAGAAGGTGAGACTAGCGGTTCTGTCACGTATCCAGCTCGTCCTGATGATGGGACGGTGCAAGGCAATATCCCGGAAAATGTCGGGATTGAGAGCAGCACGGGCGGCAACTACGAGAAGGTTGAGTACGGCGATCCGGTAACGACTACCGTTGAAGATAACGATGTACCTGCGATTACTGTGTCCGACACGGTCATCAGTGAGGGAGGTTCGGGTACCTTCAACGTGAATTTTGGTAAACCAGTCGACAACGAGACCACGGTTACGCTGCAATTGGGGCATGGCTCCACGGACGATGGCGATATAGCTCTTGATCAGCCCCCTGTTGTGCAATTGCCCAATGGTGATACGGTGCCTGTCACACAAAATAGTGATGGCACATACAGTTTCACACTGCCTCCCGGTGTCACTGACGTCACGGTAACTGTAGATACTAAAGACGATGATGTTTTTGAAGGTGAAGAAGATTTCACCTTGACTGTTACGCAAGAAGGCGAGACACAGAACGGTACCCCTGTTGATAAAGTCCAGGGTGAAGGTACAGGCACAATTGTTGATGATGGCCGCGAAGTGCCGGTTGATCCTACCGATCCAACAGGTCCAACCGAGCCCGCCAATAATGACATTCCTAGTTTGGCTGTTAATAACCCTGTTCTGAGCGAGGGTAGTGACGCTGTTTTTGTGGTTGATTTAAGCAATCAAGTAAAAACAAACACGACGCTGGAACTCCAGCTTAACGAGGGCAGTGCAGGTTTTGGCGATCTGTGGACCGATGGTGAGCCCCGTACCGTTCAGGTGCAGGTAGGCAATGGCGTGGTGCAGACCGTGACCGTCGATGCCGACGGCAAATTCAGCGTGGATGTGCCTGCTGGTGAGACCCGGATTACCGTTACCGTCCCCACTGTGGATGATGCCGTTTTTGAAGGTGAAGAGCAGTTCACTCTGGATGCAGAGCTGACGGGTACTGTGGGTGATGTTGAGTTGAAGGATGTAACGGGCGAAGGTACTGCCACGATTACAGATAGCAACACCGGTGAGCCTGGTGCGGACGTACCGGTTCTGACGGTGGACGACGCCGGTAATGTGAACGAAGGCGAGAACGCCACGTTCAACGTGAGCCTGGACAAGGCGGTTGATGCCGACACGACCCTGACCTTCACCTTGGGTGGTGAGATCGAGGACGGCGACATTGGTGAGCCTACTGTCACCATCAACGGTCAAGATGTGACCGTGACCAAGAATGCCGATGGCAGCTACAGCGTGACGGTGCCCGCTGGCACGACCGATGGCATTGTGGTGACGGTGCCCACGACCGACGACGATGTGTTCGAAGGCAATGAGGACTTCACGCTGGAAGCCACACTGACGGGTCAAACCGCCAGTGGCACGGATCTGCCTAGCGGTATTACCGACAGCGGTGATGCCACGATTGTGGACAGCGATCCAAACAACCCCGGTGCGGACGTACCAGTTCTGACGGTGGACGATGCCGGTAATGTGAACGAAGGCGAGAACGCCACGTTCAACGTGAGCCTGGACAAGGCCGTTGATGCCGACACGACCCTGACCTTCACCTTGGGTGGTGAGATCGAGGACGGCGACATTGGTGAGCCTACGGTGACGATTGGTGGTCAGGATGTGACGGTCACCAAGAACGCCGATGGCAGCTACAGCGTGACGGTGCCCGCTGGCACGACCGATGGCATTGTGGTGACGGTGCCCACGACCGACGACGATGTGTTCGAAGGTAATGAGGACTTCACGCTGGAAGCCACACTGACGGGTCAAACCGCCAGTGGCACGGATCTGCCTGGCGGTATTACCGACAGCGGTGATGCCACGATTGTGGATGGTGATCCAAACAACCCCGGTGCGGACGTACCAGTTCTGACGGTGGACGATGCCGGTAACGTGAACGAAGGCGAGAACGCCACGTTCAACGTGAGCCTGGACAAGGCGGTCGATGCCGACACGACCCTGACCTTCACCTTGGGTGGTGAGATCGAGGACGGCGACATTGGTGAGCCTACTGTCACCATCAACGGTCAAGATGTGACCGTGACCAAGAACGCCGATGGCAGCTACAGCGTGACGGTGCCCGCTGGTACGACCGATGGCATTGTGGTGACGGTGCCCACGACCGACGACAATGTGTTCGAAGGTAATGAGGACTTCACGCTGGAAGCCACGCTGACGGGTCAAACCGCCAGTGGCACGGATCTGCCTGGCGGTATTACCGACAGCGGTGATGCCACGATTGTGGATACCGAATCGACCGATCCAACCAACCCGAACCCCGGTGCGGACGTACCATGGCATTGTGGTGACGGTGCCCACGACCGACGACAATGTGTTCGAAGGTAA